In the genome of Desulfofalx alkaliphila DSM 12257, the window GAATCCAGCACCGTTTCTCCCCTAACCACTGCCCTAATGGCTCGTTTTAATTCGGATATCTCAACATTTTTAATCAGAAACCCCTTGGCACCGGCCATCATGGCTTGAACTACGGTATCTTCTTGTTCTGCGTATGCGGTTAAAATAATAATTTTTAAGTCTTGGTATAATTCGGTAAGCTTTCTGCATATATCAATCCCTTTTTCCTCTGGCATTCGCTCATCCAGCAGTATTACATCAGGGCGGTTGGCTTTTACCATCTTCATTAATTCGCTGCCATTGGAAGCCTCGCCGGCAATTTTAAAATCTGGTTCACCTTGTAGAGTTAGTTTGAGCCCTTCCCGTACTATCTCATGGTCATCCACTATAATTATTGATATGGTGTCCATCTCAACCAACTCCTTCCACCGGAATCATAGCTATTACCTCTGTACCCTCCATTTCATTACTTTTAATTTTCAATGTACCGCTAAGATATTTGGCACGTTGTTTCATGTTTTTTATGCCAAACTTTCCCTCTTGGCGCCCTAAATTTTTTATGGTGTCCGGGGGTATGCCAACACCGTTATCAACCACTCTTAATTCAATGCAATTGTCCTTTAACGCTAAATTTATTTTTATTTGGGTGGCAGAAGCATGCCTTAAGGCATTAACCAATGCCTCTTGCACTATGCGATAGGTAATGTTCCGCACCACACCCGGCAGCTTGGGAATGGATTCATTTATATTAACTTCAATTTGTACTGAACCTGCTTCATTCAAATCATGGGCCAGACTTTCAATGCTCTCCTGTAAGCCCAGGGTAGCCTCAACGGTGCCAAACTCACACACCACTTTTCTAATCTCCTGTATGGCTTTATTGGCAAGTCCTTCTAAAAAAAGCAGTTTAGAGTGCACCGGTGATTCCGGGTCCAGCTCGTTAAGACACCATTTAATATTCAAACCCATACCAAATAAAATTTGTAATACATTATCGTGCAAGTCCCCAGCTATTCTGTTTCTTTCTTGGGAAATAATTTGCTCTTCCCTGGAACGGAAAAGAATATTATACATGTTTTTTAATTCCCTATTCTTTTCTTCCAACTGTTCCTTTTGTTTGCAAGCTAGCTGATAATGTTTTTCCGCCTCATTTTTCAGCCATAATATATCTTCAAATAGCCGGGCATTCTCAAGCACAATGGCCGTCTGGTTGCCCAGTATCTGTAATATAGATTGGCAACAATCATCCTCTTTATAAGCGCGAAAGAAGAGCAAGATTA includes:
- a CDS encoding response regulator, giving the protein MDTISIIIVDDHEIVREGLKLTLQGEPDFKIAGEASNGSELMKMVKANRPDVILLDERMPEEKGIDICRKLTELYQDLKIIILTAYAEQEDTVVQAMMAGAKGFLIKNVEISELKRAIRAVVRGETVLDSQVAANIIKKLNERAAGESSRSPVLTKQQLEIARLVAKGLTNREIAEQIYLSENTVKFHIQNIIRKMGVHNRIALVAKLIQENII